TGATGTGCATcgacaccggcagcgacgtgTCGTGGGTGCAGTGCAAGCCGTGCCCCATCCCGCCGTGCCACGCCGCGGGCTCGCTGTTCGACCCGGCCGCGTCGAGCACGTACGCGGCATTCAactgcagcgccgccgcgtgcaAGCAGCTCGGCAAGCATGCCAACGGCTGCGACTCCAAGTCCCAGTGCCAGTACATCGTTAGGTACGGCGACGACTCCAACACCACCGGAACGTACGGCTCCGACAAGCTGACGCTGTCCGCCTCCGACGTCGTCGAGGGCTTCCAGTTCGGGTGCAGCCACGCGGAGCTGGGCACGGGCATGAACGACAAGATCGATGGGCTCAtggggctcggcggcggcgctcagTCGCTCGTGTCGCAGACAGCGGCCAACTACGGCAAGTCCTTCTCCTACTGCCTCCCGCCGACGGCGGCCTCGTCCGGGTTCCTCACTCTCGGCGcgcggagcagcggcggcggcggcaatggcaCATCGCAGTTCGTGACGACGCCGATGCTAAGAGTTAAGGAGAGTCCGACGTTCTACTTCGCGGCGCTCAAGGACATCGCCGTGGGCGGGAAGAAGCTCGGGCTGCCGCCCTCGGTTTTCTCCGCCGGGTCCTTGATGGACTCCGGCACGATCATCACACGGCTGCCGCCGACGGCGTACTCGGCGCTGTCGTCGGCGTTCCAGGCCGGGATGAAGCAGTACAAGAAGGCGCAGCCTAGCAGCATCTTCGACACTTGCTTCGACTTCACCGGCCTGGACAAGATCACCATACCGGCCGTCGCGCTGGTGTTCTCCGGCGGCGCGGTCGTCGACCTCGACGCGCACGGCATCCTGCACCGTAGCTGCCTCGCGTTTGCCCCCAACGCCGACGAGAAGACCTTCAGCACCATCGGAAACGTCCAGCAGAGGACGTTCGAGGTTCTGTACGACGTCGGCAGCAGCGTCTTCGGTTTCCGTGCCGGCGCATGCTGAtcggcgcgcggcgccggcggccggcggacgTACACAACGACGCATGCACGAAGAGGTCGAGGGGGTATACCTAGCAGCTGGTTTGTGGTTTGTGACCGTCGTCAAAATTCATCGCCGAGTAGTTTCATCGTATGAAATTAATAGATGTCTGGTGTGATCTTCGATCTATAAGGAATAATTGTCTTGTGATCTTCTATAAGAAATAATCCTCTTGTGTAGTAGCAACACAAGAACACAAAATATATTGCACTGTAATCAGATTGTACGTCgtaataaattatggattgtGAAGTGCTTGTATATTTGCTTATAAATTGATTTCCAATTGTATGGTGTCAGTGGTTATTAAAGAGAGGTGCAAAAATTTCATGTCGAGAACTTTTAcgaaagagatttgctccggttcAACAAAAattacctcgaggtaccaaattatttttcaccattagatctagctgagtaggatgtgtacGGTTATATCCAATGATcggaaatgatttggtatcgtgaggtaccggtacctcgagatactttttattactttttgttagactaaAACAAATCTGAACTTGAGGCTTTGACCTCCAATAATCACTATTGAGAAGTTTGTTACAAACCCATGGGAGTAATAATAGGATATCACACCATTTCTAATGGAAAAGAAGTAGAACTTCTACcaataaattaactaaaatgAATATAGTGCATGCAAAAATTTGGATAACAAATTTCATCCAGAAAACTTTAGATAGGTAACATCAATGTATACCATTTTGTTTCTGTGATAAACGGTAACACCAATCAATGTTGAGCAAAGCTCAAACCGTAAGACTTGCTTTATGGTCTGATTTACATTGACATCATATTTAGAAATAGTATATCAAGTAAAGTGATATCTTTGGAAGTGCATATAGAACCCTTGTGGGTTTTGGATAATTGatcacaaacaaattaaaagagTATTAATGCTCTTTATGAGATAAGTGTAGGCTTAGGTCATGGAGAGCTATTGGTAGCTGTAGCTTCTCATAGAAGCTCTAGAAGTTACAAGTTCTCCCAAACATCACTtagcttctaagaatttatagttctagaatctagaaaaagaaCTAAAGGTAAAAAAACGCTCCTCCAAATAAGGCATTAGTCTCTATGATGAGTGGAAGTATGGTTGGTGACCCCTACAAAAGATACATACATGGGATCGTGGATATCACAGATTTAGGACCTGCTCGAGACTTGGTTTGTGACTCATCAGTGAACGACTGGCTATCCTAGTAATGTTTTGGAAAGGCCTTCTGCAAACCTCCCTGCTCAGTTAGTGAGGGATTAAGCTCGCATCATGTGGGTAAAGCATGCACCCTCTACAACAGTTTAATTGAACTATTTGAACAGTCATATGGAAGTTGTTTTGATTTAAATTGCAGGGATCATGGGCATTGGAAAGTGATTCCTCTAGCGTAGTTGTGATTTGAAATGCTTTGTGAAATTAGTTGTGGGATGGATGACGTTACCAAAATCAACCTTTGTGGCCGATAGAAAACCCAAGTGGTCTGAAATAGGGTTGTGTGACTCGGGGTGTCGCATGGCACCAAGTTGTGAGTTGTGTAAAGTGAAAGTTGgttgaaaagaaagagaaatcGGAAAAGGAGGTGCCATTTGGAACGGTATGCTTCGAATCAGATATAAAATGTTGTAACAAGTCATGAGATACTACTTGTAAAATGGATTGAGACACGAGTACTTTCCAATAGTTTAGTGGGTTGTTGCAAACCAACTCACGGAATGAATTGGGGCGTGAGCCTCTTTTCGACAACTTGAAGATCACTGAGAATTTGAAAATGACTTCCAAAGCATTTGTTTATGAAATAAACCTATGTCCCTACATTTAAACCCCTTGCATATCATATAATTTCCCGTGACTTGCCGAGTACATTTTGAACTCACCCTTGCTGCTACCTAATTAGTTGTCTGAGAAGAGAAGACCTAGTCGTTGAAGTCTGCCTTATGGAGCAACCGAAGCTGAAGCTTAGGGTTTGTTTCCTAATCCCAAATCATTGCTTGTGGATTGTTCTTAGCTGTGGTAGGTGGAATCCACCACTATTTCTCCGCTTGCCGGTCAACTTGAGGAGTCGCTCTAAAGGGGTGTGACCTATTGAAGGTGTAACCTTTATCAGATGTTATGATGCATCTAAACCATCAATGTCGTACGATGATAGCGTCGGCCTTTGACTTGGGGATAATATATCTTCAATTGCCTTCCATGCCTAGGCTGCCTGCCTAAAAATTTCACGCAACAACGAGGAGAACAGAAAGCTGAGCACTTGTTGATCCCCAGCGAACCATTCTTCAAATGCTGGATTGGACACTTTCGTAGTCCCATGATCCCACCACCTTCCTTCTTATCTATTTCTTCTGTCGGTGTCTTCTTCTTGCTAGTCACGAAGCCATCAAGTCATGCGGCACACAACAATGTGAGCACTTGCACAAACCAAAGGGAGTAATTCTGCTCGGTGAGTTTTTCAGAGATCTGACGTCCAAACAAGGATCCTTGGGTGACAGCGGAAGAGAAAGAGCTCGCCATGTTTCAAGCTGTGTTTCTCTTTGAACCAATCTAATATAATCTACCAGTCAACCAGGTTTTCTCTGATACCATGTATAGTCCGGAGAACGAAAAATTGTGGAAAGTTCTCGGTGGAGCAGCTGTGCGTTGATGAATATCGCCACAAATCAGGCAGTATATATAGCAGGTTTTGGATCATTGGGCCCTTTCTTAGATTACAGGGATTAGCATATATCTCTAACTACTAGCCTACAATTGTAACTAACTATATATGTTACATCATTTTCTGTGAATACTCTAACATAAAGGATAGGAGGTAGTCTATGTAGTGCATTGTTTGGTGGCATGGAATTTGGTTTGGTTATGAACTGAACAAGGGGCCAGGCCTCGGTGTTAAAAGACTTAAACTTATTCGGTAAGGCCTTGATATTGAGATGACATGGCAGACGGACACTGGATTATCATATAACCTATAAAGTAACTAGATTACAAGATTATCTCAAATGTAGTCTTCATAGTCAGACAAACACTTGATTATCATATTCTCTAGTCATGTTCAGATTGAAATATAACCTGCTCCAGTTTCAAGTTTGTCATCTTAATATGGCCTCATCTGTAGGCTTATATTATGCATAATCAAAATggcttattaatgattaaaaataatttgtaggtaaaacttttatatacgttgtCGGTGATATGGGAACTAAGATTCCCTGTCCTAAACTGGGACGCTCTTCTTAGGACCGACTGAAGGCTACAGGAGCATTGGGGCTGCTTGACGCCAGACCCACCAAGGAATAGAGGGAGTGTCGAGCACCCACCTCCTATGCCTGTAGTTCTGTGGTTCCCATGACCTAACAGGTCAAGCCCCCTCCACCAACCTGTCAGGTGCTAGACTGACCCCTGGTTACGTATGTCAACTCCTGGCAGATCATTAAATAGGTATGCTCAAGCGATGACCAGGGTTGGCCCGATGTCCGCACGCCTTTAGTTGTTTGTACCTCTCCATTCATATTGTCGTTATTACCCATCAGCTGCCACATTCCACTTGTCTTGTCCGAGCGGAGACATGACAAAAGGGATGAACTTGGGGCTGGCGTTTACTTCTAGCAGGGGGCACATAGGGGAAGTGTTAGGCACATGATGATATCTAGCATTGGACGATGACAGGGGCAACGCGGGCGGATTTTGAAGGCTTTAATTGTTGTACTGTGGCTATCCTATTGAAGGAAATTTTATCCTTTCCTTTGTAAACAATTATCATCATCGGCACTGTAGCAACCATGGAGAAATATAACCAAAGGACCAGGCCTAGGGGGAGGAGACAGATTCATACTCCATCATCCATATCACAGGAGTAGTGTATTATGCTTTCAAGCAGTCCGAACCTATATACCCATTAGTTCTTCATGTGTTTGATCTAGACGCTCCTCACACCGTCAATCCTCTCTCATGCTCAATCGACCCACTCCCTTGGGTTGAACCTTAAAAAGGGTAGTTCTCAACTCCCTGTTAAAGGAGTAACTCTCTGACATATGTGCTCTTCGCAATCTTAAtcaaatagtaaaaaataaactatgataaaaaactcaaatttaattttaaattttaaattttagctaatgagcataaatataaacgaaaagatgaatCTGATAAAATATGATCAGTTAATTCTTCGACCAACCTAGAAAAGAAATGATTTTTCTTATGAGCCCAAAAGAAGGTCAAAAGCAGATTAGCCAAACAGTTCTCACAGCCTAAAACAGGAGAACACGTGAGAAGGCGGTACGATCAGAGCAGGCATCGGTGGGATCGTCTTCCCGATCGCTGGGAGCTTGGGGAGTTTGCTACGCGCGACATCCACGCGCACAAGTAAGTTCTCGTTTTTTTCCCTCTATTTTACTGAGAAAcatatcaaaaatataaacatttataagtTGTTTAATAGtgattaaggttaaaaatacaATGTCTAGAAATACATATGTGTGAAAGTGTACATGAGATAAAATTAGAAGGGTTAATATTGTGAACAGTaccagaaatacttatattatggtacgaaatttaaattctaaaagaatacttatattctgaaaaaagtaatttgtttGTGGGTTGTCACCTTGTAGGAAGTTGCGGTGGGGCGGCGGCACTTCCGTTCTTGTTCCCAGTTCATGacgagattttttttgtttgatccaCTTCCCAGCATTGATACAGAGTAATCCAACTGATGAGGTAAGAGATTGTTGACACAAATCTTGCATTGCATATCATAACATGTCGCACTGCGTTCTTACGAATTTATCTTGTAGAGCTGCAAAATTTAGCATTTTTATTTGAGAGCAATGTACTTATCCTAGGTATTCATGCCCGTATCTTTAGCATAGTGTTAACATGACCATAActatgataaattttaaatttcagtaATACACCTGCTTTCATCTTCAACCCCTCTCCAAGGAGATATTGATGGTCGTATATAAAGATTGCTCATTGGTAAATTTAACACATTTGAATTTCTCAATGATAAAAGAATGTACCAGTGCCAGCACATCATTTACAAATTAGTATACAAATGTTTAATTCCAACTACAAGAGAATGGAAGAGAACAAACCACCAAAATTTCCATGACCACTACAACAAGTATTTCAATTTCTATTTATTTGCTATACCGATATGCACAAATTATTTCGTATATGATAATGAGGACATGTTTCCTAATCCTATATCAATCACTATCTCTTCTGGAAGTTGAGCTTCATGATCGCAAAGCCAAACAGGAAGGCAAATAGCATGGTGAATGCGACGATCACCACGGCCACCACCCACAGCCAGCTGTGCTTAAAGTCGAAGTAGTTCTCAACGAAGACTTTTACGGGCGTGCCATCTTCCATTGGCGTCGTAATATCACCAAACTGCGAGACAACCAGCCCGTACAACGTCCATGCAACAGGGCATATCCAGCAATACCATCTCCACCAGATTGGAACTTTCTGGCACACgatcagggaaaaaaaaagagattgaGCTATAGAAATGGTGAAACGAAATTAAAGGCAGGGGCCATAAGGATGATGACGGTTACCGGTCTGGGGATGATGAACCCGGAGAAGAGGTTCCAAATGCCATAGAAAGCCGAGGAGACGATTGAGGCGACGTGGTAGCTTGGTGTCAGGCCCACAGCCATCATGCCATAGAATGTGAAGTACAGCAGCGTGAAGTACATGAAGAAGAGGTACCAGAAGAATTTAGCCGCCGTCCATTCGAACCCAATCATCGAGTATACTATGATGCCATATATGGCAGACTGGAGCAGTGTGTACGGCAATTCAATGGTAACCTGCAAAGGAGAAGTTTGATTACTGTGAGGCTTCTCAGCAATACAACAATCAGCAGCAAAAGCAATGATGCATTCATATGCGAGCTATGTACCTGTCCAAATGCATACGGGAGAGCTGAATACATGCCAGCAGCTCTTTCACGGTAAAAAACTGTCCTTTCCACTGATACCACTGGCTGAACTGATTGAGAGTTTAGCACGCCAATAAACATCACTGCGGAATACATTGACCCCATTGCATTGAACAAATCTTGTGATTGACCCCTGGATAAAGAAGCAAAATGTGCATAAATAACATTTTGAAGATGGTTTTTAGTCATATGATTTATGGCACATGATAGGTACATACGTTTTACCACCAAGGTCCCAGAAGATAGTACCGAAGAGGAGAGCTATGACGGttgtgaaaaatattcttaTGGCGTTGTAAGGAGGGTTCCTCCAGTATGACAGGTGCTGTTTCCACAGGCAAGCCATGCATTGATTTAAGAAAGATTGTGAGTACTGTGTAGGGAAATAAAGTTCACTTGAGCCTGGTGGTGGTGTGCTCAGTTCCTGTATCAACGCCTTGTTCCTCCTACAAATAGCAATAGTCAATGCTCAGATTGCAATAATGATGGTTCATGGCAATGCGTTGAAAACAACTACCAAAATTGTATAAACTGGCACATGCTGACAAAGATGTTGACCACTtcttagttaaaaatttttcagaatctcATGTCCTAAATCTTCCCACTTATAATAATTTTGCACTTTTAGATGTCTACTGAAATGTCAGAGAAGTACATGTAGTGCGTAAGAGGCAAACATGTGTATAACAGTCACTTCATACGTTAATCTAATTGATTGATAAGATTATCTTAAAAGCTAATATATCCAAGTAATAGTACAGATTTAGTTCcatttttaattattcataaatgcataaaaatattcatcagACAATATTGAATTCTTTTACAACTTCAGTAATTAAACAAGTAAAATGTGAAAACGATTGAAGTTGTACGACAATTTGTAATTACTAATGTGAATTTGACCTACAGAGGATGCTACTTCTGTTTTCCGCtaggagcaattttatcattcttgtgTATTACTTTtcctagtataaaatttagtatctccaGGTATTTTATATCTGGAGGTATTTTTCAATAATAGTAAAAATTTGCTATAGAGCCACAGTGGTAGTGGAACCGTTGTAGCTCTTGAACATTTGCTATTTTGCATAGCATTCTTAAATTAAACCTTAACAATGCTGCTATAACATCAACTTAAGACGCTGACAATAGTTTATGCAAGTGCAGCCCTACTGAAACTGCTTTGGAGAAAAGAAAGTTCAATCCAAATGAAAACTGCAAAACTGAACGGCATGGATAAACCGATTGCCTTGTATTTTACCACAAGTTAAATTGTTTGTATCGATGTATCATACTTGCATATATACGATGCATTATCTGTAAAAGGCTGTAACTTTGACCGACTGTAATGAAGTTTACGTATTTGCTCTTGTAGGTTTGTTACCTAAGGCGTAAAGCACCTAAGAATCTTCTAGCTTTAACTACTACGATTGCAAGTGAGCCGAGAATTGATTTACTGGATttaacataaagtaaagtaGTTTACTCACTCGAAGAGTTCAGATTTCCTGTATATATCACAGAAATCGACACCTAGTGCCTGTTCTTGAGAAATTGTTGACACCTCCAACATCCACGTGGCTGGATTATAGCCATTTTTAATTCTGCTGACTCCTTGGATTCCCTTGAGAACATgaaaagaatataatattaGCAACAGTTTTgaataaaccaaacaaaagtATATTAGAACTTCTATAACATTACTATACCTCAAAATACTTAATCAACTCTGAAGAATTATGGCCCAATGGGCCAACATAtatttcttctcctcctcgcttCATGAGGAAAAGCTACAgagtaaataaaacatttaggatcatatatattatcttaaaaaatacaggaCCAGCGTCGTTCACATGAAAAGTTTGGAAAAACatgccaaaataaattaactttcaCCAAGTCAACCATGCTCTTTGCCAAAAGTTGGAATAAATATTCCATGGTATGCTCACCTCATCAAATGCTTCAAATATGTCGATACTAGGCTGATGAATAGTGCATACCACAGTTCTACCAGTATCGACAGTATTCCTCACTGTCCTCATCACAATGGCAGCTGCTCGGGCATCAAGCCCTGAAGTTGGCTCATCCATGAAAATGATTGAAGGATTAGCAACAAGCTCTACCGCAATGGTCAGTCTCTTCCTCTGCTCAGTTGAGAGACCATTAACTCCAGGAAGACCAACTAAAGCATCTCTTAAAGGTTTGAGCTCCACAAGCTCCATCACCTCCTCAATAAACATCTGCATAGACAAAGGTTAAGCTTATCCATTGATTATCAGCTGAGAGAAGGAATTGCAGCTATTTTGTCTGACTGACCTTTCTTGTGTTTGAATCTACATCCTTGGGAAGCCGGAGCCAGGCTGAGAAAAGCAATGACTCAAATATTGTTACTTGCGGTGAGTGGATGTCATTCTGCTCGCAATATCCTGATACACGTGCGAATGTCTCTTGTTTCTTTGGGTACCCTGATATGGTGATGTTTCCTTCAATATACCCACCTGTCTTTCTCCCTGCCAACACATCCATCAGAGTAGTCTTTCCAGCACCACTAACACCCATAAGCGCAGTCAGCACTCCTGGCCTGAAAGACCCACTGACACCTTTGAGAAGTTCCAACCGATCATCAGCTACTCCATGCGCTTTCATTTcctgaattttaaatataggTCATGAGGAACTTCATCATTTATTTGCTGGTGGATAATATAAGTTAAGAAATTGAAATATCTTACCTGTGGCATGTCGACGGAATATTTGATGTTGTCGAAAGTGAGTGAAAGAGGAGCAAAAGGGAGAACCATACCCCTTTGCGTAGGTTGAGAATTATCAGCAATTTCTGTACCAATTTCGATATTGCCAGCTATTGCTTGATTAGTACTTGATGGCATGGTAACAACGTCTAGAACATTACCATTTATGTTTGCTTGCTTCTCCTTCAGCTCCTCTTCAGATACTGATGGCTGGGACTTACCATAGGctgaaaatcaagaaaaacCCATTTAAGGTAAGAACAATCAgcaaatttgatgattttgaggtattttttgttatactagagcaaatctctttttgAGGTGTTTCTTGGTGCTGTTGTgttgttttttattgttattttcttaGGAGCAATTTTtctatccttgagaaggtaccatgagataccactgttttcaatataaaatttggtaccttttagtatctaaggtaccaagagatatcaaattttatatagaaaatagtggtacctcatgataccttctcaaaaatgtaaaaattaaGATATGAGGCAAAGCTACTGCagctatttttctttcaaaataaaacaaacaaatagcaAACCAATTGGGAAGGAACTCACGTTTCAGGTACGTTAGTGCAAGAGTAAAGAGACCATTGAAGAGCATGATGAATCCGAGCAATGCACCAAAGCCAAGCCAATACCACTTGGCTTCTGGGAAGACTCCACGGGCCGTGAGGACTTGCACGCCTAGGGTCTCATTGGAAAGAGAATTATTCAAGACTTTGACCCAGCTGTGCCCCAAAAACTCATTCACTGAGATGGCATTCTGTGCATACATCATTGGGGAGATCCAATATCCCCAAATCCACCATTTCTTCACTTTCTCTGCCAGTTCATACGTAAATAAGAATCTccttggcaaaaaaaatgcaaacatAAGATGAACTAACATTGTATAGAATGAAACAAGGATGAAGTTTTACCTCTTACTAGAATAAAACCACCCAGAACCATAAAGATTAGCAACATGAATGAACCAAAGACATTTGCAACGATTATGTTCCTTGCTGCCCCACCAACGAACCTGAACATTGCCGCTGCCATTTGGTTGATTGCTAACATAAGCAGATACTGCTTGAAGAACCTAATGTTGCGCAACAATTCAGGAGTAAAGAATAGGTAGTGaaagaaatttcataaattaCACTAACCACTggttttatcaaaaaatctCACCTGCCTACATTCGGATCAAACCCAATCACATAGTATGACATGAAACAAAACCCACCG
This is a stretch of genomic DNA from Oryza brachyantha chromosome 1, ObraRS2, whole genome shotgun sequence. It encodes these proteins:
- the LOC102705475 gene encoding aspartyl protease family protein At5g10770-like, translating into MAYVSLALLLLLCSCHSFVAHAGDEQSYKVLDLNPRVVCSERNGDSSGGGGTTLTLNHRYGPCSPVPSEKRPISDEELLRRDQLRAEYIRRKLSRSNGTAGEDGGQQSKVTVPTTLGTSLDTLEYVISVGLGSPAVKQMMCIDTGSDVSWVQCKPCPIPPCHAAGSLFDPAASSTYAAFNCSAAACKQLGKHANGCDSKSQCQYIVRYGDDSNTTGTYGSDKLTLSASDVVEGFQFGCSHAELGTGMNDKIDGLMGLGGGAQSLVSQTAANYGKSFSYCLPPTAASSGFLTLGARSSGGGGNGTSQFVTTPMLRVKESPTFYFAALKDIAVGGKKLGLPPSVFSAGSLMDSGTIITRLPPTAYSALSSAFQAGMKQYKKAQPSSIFDTCFDFTGLDKITIPAVALVFSGGAVVDLDAHGILHRSCLAFAPNADEKTFSTIGNVQQRTFEVLYDVGSSVFGFRAGAC
- the LOC102705760 gene encoding ABC transporter G family member 35; protein product: MDTAAEMQKVASLRRGGGGSSASMWWGADNGVFSRSRSSSMAEEDDEEALRWAALEKLPTYDRVRRAILPMEGGAAAGGGEGGAGGAGGEAGKRVVDVLSLGPQERRALLERLVRVAEDDNERFLLKLKERIDRVGIDIPTIEVRFEHLEAEAEVRVGNSGLPTVLNSMTNKFEEAGNALGIVPNRKQTMPILHDVSGVIKPRRMTLLLGPPGSGKTTLLLALAGRLNKDLKFSGQVTYNGHQMDEFVPQRTAAYISQHDLHIGEMTVRETLAFSARCQGVGTRFDMLTELSRREKAANIKPDADIDAFMKASAMEGQETNLITDYILKILGLEICADTMVGDDMVRGISGGQRKRVTTGEMLVGPANALFMDEISTGLDSSTTFQIVKSLRQAIHILGGTAVISLLQPAPETYDLFDDIILLSDGQIVYQGPREGVLEFFELMGFKCPERKGVADFLQEVTSKKDQKQYWMHHEKPYRYVPVKEFAGAFQSFHTGRSIANELATPFDKSKSHPAALTTSRYGVSAMELLKANIDREFLLMKRNSFVYIFRTCQLMVVSLIAMTLFFRTKMHRDSVTDGVIFMGALFFSVMMIMFNGLSELPLTIFKLPVFFKQRDLLFFPAWTYTIPTWILKTPMSFIEVGGFCFMSYYVIGFDPNVGRFFKQYLLMLAINQMAAAMFRFVGGAARNIIVANVFGSFMLLIFMVLGGFILVREKVKKWWIWGYWISPMMYAQNAISVNEFLGHSWVKVLNNSLSNETLGVQVLTARGVFPEAKWYWLGFGALLGFIMLFNGLFTLALTYLKPYGKSQPSVSEEELKEKQANINGNVLDVVTMPSSTNQAIAGNIEIGTEIADNSQPTQRGMVLPFAPLSLTFDNIKYSVDMPQEMKAHGVADDRLELLKGVSGSFRPGVLTALMGVSGAGKTTLMDVLAGRKTGGYIEGNITISGYPKKQETFARVSGYCEQNDIHSPQVTIFESLLFSAWLRLPKDVDSNTRKMFIEEVMELVELKPLRDALVGLPGVNGLSTEQRKRLTIAVELVANPSIIFMDEPTSGLDARAAAIVMRTVRNTVDTGRTVVCTIHQPSIDIFEAFDELFLMKRGGEEIYVGPLGHNSSELIKYFEGIQGVSRIKNGYNPATWMLEVSTISQEQALGVDFCDIYRKSELFERNKALIQELSTPPPGSSELYFPTQYSQSFLNQCMACLWKQHLSYWRNPPYNAIRIFFTTVIALLFGTIFWDLGGKTGQSQDLFNAMGSMYSAVMFIGVLNSQSVQPVVSVERTVFYRERAAGMYSALPYAFGQVTIELPYTLLQSAIYGIIVYSMIGFEWTAAKFFWYLFFMYFTLLYFTFYGMMAVGLTPSYHVASIVSSAFYGIWNLFSGFIIPRPKVPIWWRWYCWICPVAWTLYGLVVSQFGDITTPMEDGTPVKVFVENYFDFKHSWLWVVAVVIVAFTMLFAFLFGFAIMKLNFQKR